The genomic DNA ACAGTCAAAAAAGGCTTGGCGCGGTTTCATCAAACTCTCCGGGCTATGCTCCCGTTTTAGCCCTGCCATGGATTTTCGTCCAGTCTCGGACATGGGCTGTGACAGGTTATGCCGAAAAAGACTGACCACCCTGGCGACTTATTCCGGCGTGCTCCAGCAATTTTCGACTGCACGCCTATACTGGCGAAACAAACAAAAGTGATTCGGGAGCCTTACGATGTTTGCTCTCATGCAAAGCTCCCGCCTTGAATCGCTGCACCTAAGCGTAGACCCGACGACCGGGTTGAAGGCGGTGATTGCCATTCATTGCAGCCGTCCCGGGCCCGCCCTGGGAGGCTGTCGTTATCTTGCCTACCCCGACGACGAAAGTGCCGTGGCTGACGCCGTGCGCCTGGCCCAAGGCATGAGCTACAAGGCGGCGCTGGCCGGTTTGCCTGTGGGCGGTGGGGTGGCGGTGATCATGCGACCGGCCCATGTCGAGAGTCGGGCGGCGCTGTTCGAAGCCTTTGGCCGTTGCATTGAGCAATTGGACGGGCGCTACATCACCGCCATCGACAGCGGCACGTCGGTGGCCGACATGGATTGCATCGCTCAGCAGACCCGCCACGTCACCAGCACCACGGCCTCGGGAGATCCCGCGCCCCACGCGGCAATGGGCGTCTTCGCCGGCATCCGTGCCACCGCCATGGCCCGCCTGGGGAGCGATAACCTCGAAAGCCTGCGGGTGGCGATCCAGGGCTTGGGCAATGTCGGTTATGCCCTGGCCGAACAACTGCACGCGGCGGGTGCCGAATTGCTGGTCAGCGATATCGATCCGGGTAAGGTGCAACTGGCCATGGAGCAATTGGGCGCCCATCCGATCGCCAACGACGCGCTACTCAGTACCCCCTGCGACATCCTTGCCCCCTGCGGCCTGGGCGGGGTACTCAACAGCCACAGCGTGGCGCAACTGCGCTGCTCGGCCGTTGCCGGCTCGGCCCACAATCAGTTGAGCAACCTGCAAGTGGCCGACCAGTTGGAGAGGCGCGGGATTCTCTATGCGCCGGACTATGTGATCAACTCCGGCGGGCTGATCTACGTCGCCCTCAAGCATCGCGGCGAAGAACTGTCGACGATCACCGCGCATTTGTCGAAGATCGGTGCGCGGCTTACGGAAGTCTTCGCCCACGCCCAGGCGGAAAAACGCTCACCGGCCCGGGTGGCCGATGAGCTGGCGGAGCGCCTGCTGTACCGCTGAAAATCAAAAGGAAGTAATGGGTAGCAGTGAAGCTGCCTATCTGTGGGAGCAAGGCTTGCCCGCGATGCAGGTGCCGCGGCTGTTCAGGCTGACCGAGTCATCGTTCATCGCGAGCAAGCTTTGCTCCCACAGCTGCCATTACCTCAACAGGTACACCGGAAAGCACTCGCACAAATGCATCACCCGGCGCCGGGTGTTATCCAGGCGTGCGGCGTTGTCCGGCTGTTCCAGCAGGTCGGCGATCAGGTTCGCCACTTCGGCACATTCCGCTTCGCCAAAGCCACGTGTGGTCAGCGCTGGTGTGCCGATGCGAATGCCGCTGGTGATCGCCGGTTTCTGCGGGTCATTGGGGATCGCGTTTTTGTTCAACGTGATATGGGCACTTTCCAGCAGCGCTTCGGCGTCTTTGCCGGTGATATTTCATCGAACGCAGGTCGAGCAGGAACATGTGGCAGTCGGTACCGCCGGACACCACCCGCAAGCCGCGCCGGGTCAGGATGTCGGCCATGACCCGGGCGTTGTCGATCACCCGCTGCTGGTAATGCTTGAACCCGTCGCCCAAGGCTTCGTTGAAGGCCACGGCCTTGGCGGCGATGACATGCATCAGCGGGCCGCCCTGGTACACCGGGAAAATCGTCTTGTCGAGCAGGGCGGCGTATTGCGCCTTGGCCAGGATCAAGCCGCCGCGGGGGCCGCGCAGGGGTCTTGTGGGTGGTGGAGGTGATGAAGTCGGCGATGCCCACCGGCGAGGGGTATACGCCGGCAGCGATCAACCCGGCGTAGTGCGCCATGTCCACCATCAGGTAGGCGCCGATTTCATCGCAGACCTTGCGAAAGCGTTGGAAGTCGATGGTCCGCGAATAGGCCGAGGCCCCGGCGATGATCATCTTCGGCCGGTGTTCCCGGGCCAGGGCTTCCATTTCTTCGTAGTCGAGGGTTTCGGTTTCTGCGTCCAGGCCATAGGAAAAGGCCCGGTAGATTTTACCGGAAAAATTTACCGAGGCGCCGTGGGTCAAGTGGCCGCCGTGGGCCAGGGACATGCCCAGAATCGTGTCACCGGGTTCCAGTACCGCCAGGAAAACCGCCTGATTGGCCTGGGAGCCGGAGTGCGGCTGCACGTTGACGTATTCGCAGTTGAACAGTTTGCGTGCGCGTTCGATGGCCAGGTTCTCGATTTCATCGACGACCTTGCAGCCGCCGTAGTAACGCTTGCCCGGATAGCCTTCGGCGTACTTGTTGGTGAGCACGGAGCCCTGGGCCTGGAGCACCTCTTCGCTGACGTAGTTTTCCGACGCGATCAACTCCAGGTGAGTTTCCTGGCGGTTGCGCTCGCGGTCGATCAGGCGGGCAATGGTGGGGTCGAAATTTTGCAGGCTCATGGTGTGATTCCTTAGATAAGCGCTTCGGCCGGTGACGCAGTCACGTGGTGCGGCAACACCCGTGGCTGGCTTTTGGACGAATCGGATAGAAAAATGGAGGTGTCTTTCAAACCGCTGCCGGTGATCAGGATCACGGCGGTTTGCGGGGTGTCGGGGTGTGTTTGCGCGTACTGGAGCAGGCCGGCGAAGGCGCTGGCGGCGCCGGCTTCCGGAAACACGCCGGTGCTGGCGGCCAATCGGGAGGCGGCGGCGACAATGCTCGGGTCGCTGACGCAAATGAACTCGCCGTCGCTGGCGGTCACCGCACGCATGGCTTTGAGGCGATCACGCGGCAACGCCACGTTGATGCTGCTGGCCAGGCTGGTAGGTGGCACGCGTTCGGTTTGCTGCATCGAGCGATCGTAGCGCCAGGCGCGGTACATGAAGTTGCTGTGTTCGGCCTGCACGCCGATCAGGCGTGGGATGCGTTCGATCCAGCCCAATTGCAGCAAGTCGAAAAAGCCTTTGTAGACCGAACCCAGGATGCAGCCGTTGCCGACGGGCACGAACACCAGGTCCGGCACTTGCCAGTTGAGCTGCTCGCACATTTCGAAGGCGACGGTCTTCTTGCCTTCGCTCATGTACGAGTTGATTCCGGTGGTGCGGTTGTACCAGCCGTGTTTTTCGCAGGCGTTGAGGCATTGTTCGAAGGCTTCGTCGTATTGTCCGTCGACCAGCACGATCTCGGCGCCGTAGCCCTGCATCTGCGCGAGCTTTTCGCGGGGCGCGCTCCTGGGCAGATAGATGACGTTGTGCAAGCCCAGGCTGGCGCTCATCCCGGCCAGTGCCGAAGCGGCATTGCCGGTGCTGGCCACCGCCACGGTGCGGGCACCGGATTGCATGGCGTGGGCCACGGCCAGGGCGCTGGCGCGATCCTTCAATGACCCGGTCGGTTGCCGCGACTCGTCTTTTACGAAGACTTTGATCCGGGCACCTTTGCCGAGCAGTTCCGGGCGCGAGTACAGCGGCGTGTTGCCCACCAGTAATGGTGGAATGAATTGCGTCGAGCTCAACGGCATCAAGCGGTCATAGCGCCACATGCCACGGGCATGGTTATGGGCCAGGCTGTCCCGGGACCATTCGCGCTTGAGCGTCGGGTAATCGTAAAGCGCGTCCAGTGCACCATCGACTTTACAATGAGGGCAGTAGTAGCTGACCTCATGGGGCTGGTAGCTTCGATCGCAAACCAGGCACTGCAATACATACTCTCTGTACGAATTTTTCATGGTCACCCTCTGAAAGTACGCTGTGCTGGTGCTTTCCTTGCCAACGTCGGTCCGGCTCACCGGACCGACGGGCACTCCGCTGACAGAAGGTGTTTCAGATCACCATGATGGCGTCGATGGCGACCAGGGTATGGCGTGCCAGCGCGCTGGCGCCGGCGGTGGTGCGGGCCGGGTAGGGCTTGGTGAAGTACTCCTCCATGACGCGATTGAGGGTCGGGAACTCACTCAGGTCGGTAATGAACGCCGTGACCTTGACCACGTTCGCCAGGGTGCCGCCTGCCGCTTCGGCCATTTGCACCAGGTTGTCGAGGGTCTGGCGCAGTTGGCCTTCAAAATCCTTGGCCAGCACTTCGTTGTTCAGCGCCGAGACCGGGGTCTGTGCCGACAGGTAGATGGTTTGCCCGTGGCTGACCTTGATGCCCTGGGAATAGGTGCCCAGCGGCAGTGGCGCCTTGTCGGTGAAAATGACGTTCTCTTCGCCCAGGAAAGGTTTGGCGGCCGGCTGGATTTGAGCGGTGGTTTGCATGGTGACGTTCCTTGTTAAGTGGATGGGGTTAGTGCAAATCGGCAACCTGCTTGACAGCCAGGCTGGAAAATTCCTCGTCGCGGCAACGGGCCGGGGAAAAGTGCTGGTAGTTGAGTTGCAGCGCCGCCAGGTCGGCCGGCATGGCGATGCCCAGCGCCGCATGACTGCACAGGCGTGCAATGGCGGGTGCGGCCTGGATGCCGTAGCCACCCAGGGCCGCAAGCCAGATAAAGCTCTCTTGCTGCGGGTCCTGGCCGAGCACCGGCGAGCGGTCGGCGACGAAGGTGCGCAGACCGGCCCATTTATTGATGATCGAGCGGGGGCGCAGGCGCGTAGTGTTTTGCAGGCGATCCATGGTGATGGCCAGGTCAAGCTCTTCCGGCAGCGCGTCGCAGGGCAACGACGGGCTTTCATCGCAGGGGGAGACGATCAGTCGCCCAGCTTCAGGCTTGATGAAAATGTCCTCGTCCACCGTGCCCAGGTAGGGCGTGTGGTGCACGTCGCACTGTGGATCGACCGCCAGCACGGTGCGCCGCAACGGTCGGACACCGACTTTGGGCACGCCACAGCGCTCGGCAAACTCATCGGTCCAGGCACCGGCGGCGTTGACCACAATGGCGCTTTGCAGTTGCTGGCCGTCCCGGGTGTGCAAGCGCCAGTACCCGTCGCGACGCTCGCCACGCAGTACTTCGGTCTCGCGCTTGACCACGCCACCACGGGCACGCAGGCCACTCAGGTAAGCGCTATGAATGCCATGCACATCCAGGTCGAAGGCGCTGGGCTCGTAGATCCCGGCGCTCCAGGCGCCTTCGGCGAGGTAGGGGACCAGTTCCTGTACTTGCTTGTCATCAAGCAACTCGGCCGTGGGCACTTGCTCCAGCACGGCGTTGAAACGTGCTTTGAGTTTGTCCACCCGTGCCGCCTGGGCCACGATCAGTGCGCCCCGCGGCGCCCATAGCGGATGCTCGGCCAAGCCCTCGGGCGGGTTCTCGAAAAAGCGTCGGGACGCACAGGTCAGCGAGCGGATCTGCTGGTTGCCGTAGCTTTCCATCGAGATCGCGGCCGAACGCCCCGTGGTGTGGTAGGCCAGTTGCTGTTCCTGTTCGAGCAGGCAGACGCTGCCATGGGTCGCCAGCTCATAAGCGGCTGAGACGCCGGCGATGCCGCCACCGACCACGATGAAGTCGTAACGAGCGATCATGGTCGGCTGCCCTCGGCGATAGCGGCGGCTTTGCTTTCCCGGGTGTAGGTCAGCACGAAGTGCGCCACGAGACCAAAAATCAGCCCCCAGAACGCGGCGGCCAGGCCGAGGAAACTCATGCCCGAGGCCGTCACCAGGAAGGTGATCAGTGCTGCTTCCCGCTGCTTCTCATCCGCCATGGCGCCGGTCAGCCCGGCACTGATCGCGCCAAACAAGGCGAGGCCGGCGAGGGAAGCGATCAATTCTTTTGGCAGGGCGGAAAACACCGAGGCCAGGGTCGCGCCAAAGGTGCCCATCAGAATGTAGAACACCCCGCAGGCTATCCCGGCCATGTAGCGTTTGTCGCGGTCCTCGTGGGCTTCGCGACCAGTGCAGATCGCTGCGGTAATGGCCGCCAGGTTAAAACCGTGGGAACCGAACGGGGCCATCAGGACCGAGCCAATTGCGGTGACTGAAATGATCGAGCGCGCTGGCGTGTTGTAGCCCGAGGTGCGCAACACGGCCATGCCTGGCACGTACTGGCCGGTCAGTGTCACCAGCGCCAGTGGCAGGCCGATGTTGATGATTGCGTGCCAGTTCCATTCAGGGGCGACGAAGACCGGGTGGGCCACGGCGATGGTGATCGAGCTGCTGTTGAGCTCACCGAACGAGGCGGCCACCGCGCAACCGACGATCAGCACCGACAGGATCGCGTAGCGTGGCGAAAAGCGCTTGAAGGCCAGGTACGCCGCGATCATCGCCAGCACCAATGCCGGCTGCAGCTTGATCGACGTGAACAGCTCGGCACCAAAGCGGAACAGGATGCCGGCGAGCATGGCGGCGGCAATGGCCTTGGGCAGGCGGCTCATCAGCTTGTCGAACGCCCCGGACAAACCGACCAGGGCGATGATCACCGATGCCACTACATAGGCACCAATGGCTTGGGGCAGGGTCACGGTAGGCAGCATCGACACCAGCAACGCCGCCCCCGGTGTCGACCACGCGGTGATGACGGGGGCACGCAGGCGCCAGCTCAGGAGCAGGCCGGTAATCCCACTGCCGATGGAAATGGCCCAGATCCACGAAGACACCACGTCATCGGGCAGGTGCGCTTCCTTGGCTGCCTGGAACACGATGATGAGCGGGCCGGCGTAGGAAATGATCACGGCGATGAAGCCCGCGATGATCGCTGACAGGGATAGATCCTTTCTGAGTGTGTCCATGATGTCTCGACTTGGCGCGGCAGGAGCGCGCAGTGGATGATTGAGTCGATTGCTTCGATTCGGAATCAGTGTATTTGAATGGATTGAGTTGATTCAATAGGTGGCGGGATTGTTACGAGATATTTTTCTGCTATTACGGAGCATTTTTAGGATATTTGATGGTTAATATATTGATTTTTATAATTATTATTTGTTGTAAGATTTCTTGAATCCACATTGATAAACAATTCAAAAATCGTATCAATCGACTCAATGAATCGTATGTGTCGAATTATTAGTTGCCTAACCTCCATGTGATATGCTCGGATATTCATCATTTCTACGATGGGCAGTGATCATTCATGTGGGTTCCCCAGCTAAGCGAGTTCAGCCAGCCGATGTATTTGTCGATTGCCGATGCGTTGGCGCGCGATATCAACAACGGCGTGCTGAACGAGGGCGATCGCTTGCCGACCTTGCGGGAGCTGGCCACCACCTTGAATGTCACGCCAGGCACCATCAGCCGTGCCTATAGCGAAGCCCATCGGCGTCGGTTGGTGCAGGGAGAAGTGGGGCGTGGCACTTATGTGCTCAACCAGAAGCAGCTGGAACTGCCGGCCAGCAACAGCGCCGCCGCGCCGCTGAACCTGGGGCAATCCGAACTGCTCGACCTTTCGATCATCAAGCCCTACAGCGAGACCCTGGAGTACTGGTTGCGCGGCGCGCTGGTGGGCATGGCGAAAAGCACCGACTTCGCGCGCGCGCTGGATTACGCGCCGGACGGCGGTCACCCGGCCCATCGTGAGGCGGGGGCGCAATGGTTGCGTCATTCATTGCCCGACGCGCAATGGCAGCAAGTGGTGATTACCGCCGGGGCCCAGCACGGCTTGATGGTTGCGATGAGCGCCCTGACCAACGCCGGTGACCTGGTGCTTTGCGAGGCGCTCTGCTACCCCGGTATCATTTCCCTGGCTCACGGCCTTGAGCGTCGCCTGCGCGGCGTGCCGATGGATGACGAAGGCATCATCCCTGAAGCCTTGCGCGAACTGTGCCTGCGAGAGAAGCCGGCGATGCTGGTGTGCGTGGCGACCTGCCAGAACCCGACGGCGGCGATCATGTCGCAGAAACGTCGGGCCCAGATTGCCGCGCTGGCCGAGGAATTCGACTTCATCATCCTGGACGATGACATCTATGGCTTCCTGGCTACCGATCCGTCGATCAAGCCGTTGTCGGCCTTTGCGCCGGATCGTTCGGTGTACCTGACCAGCCTGTCGAAGTCAGTCATGCCGGCGCTTCGCATCGGTTATATCTACAGTCCACCGAAATTGCTGTCACGCCTGACTTCGATGGTCCGCAGCAGTGTCTGGATGCCGTCGCCGTTGACTGCGCAACTGGCCAGCAATGTGATTACCGAAGGCCTGGACAAGAAACTGATCCGCATCCAGCGCAACGAGGCGGCGGGGCGACAAGCGATCGCCCGGGAAATTTTCGCCAATTTCGAGCTCAAGACCCAGCCGTATTCCTATCACGTCTGGTTGACGCTGCCCGAGCCATGGACCAGCGACGAATTCACCATGCTCGCCCGGGCCAACGGCGTATTGGTGCTCAGCGGCACCCAGTTCCAGGCCGAGCGTTCAGGGACCACCCGGTGCGTGCGGTTGGTATTGATGTCGCCCACCAGCCAGGACGAACTGCGCTTCGCCCTGACCAAGCTGGCGAGCCTGATCGATTCGGACCCACGTCGTTATTATTGAAAAAAAAGATCGCAGCCTTCGGCAGCTCCTACGCGGTGTAGGCGCTGCCGAAGGCTGCGATCTTTTTGGTTACTCGTCCGACGGGTTGAGCAGTTCGGACAAGGCGTCCGGCTGGCTCTTGAATGCCTTGGCGAACACATCCCGATTCTTCGCCATGTAGATCCCGGCTTCCTCGACCTGTTGCTCGCTCAGCGATGGAACGGCTTTTTGCAACACTTCAGCCAGCAATTCGGCGAGTTCCAGCATTTTGTCATGACGGTCAGCTTCGGCTTTATCCATGAACAAGCGCTCCAGATCTCGGCTGCTGCGGTATACCACTTCGACGGCCATTCACCACCTCACATGCCTTCACATTGGTTTGTCTTTGCGGCTACTGTATTTATATACAGGCAAAAGAATAAGCGAATCCTGTTGCTTTGGATAGTGGCTTTTTAATGTAGACCGATTTCGGCATGTGAGCGCGAAGCTAATGTGGGCAAAGCTTGTGTGGGAGCAAAGCTTGCTCGCGATCCGGCCGCATGAAGCCCCAAAAGTGCCGCATACCAGCCTATCGCCATCTCACCCTCAGTCGCTGGCCTTTTTTCTGCATGCAGAACAACCGTCACGTCCAACCCGCATCATCCGGTCGAGTCGACCTAAGGAAACTACATCGTGAAAATCAACTGGGCCGAGAATCTGCGGCAGAACGTCCATCAACTGGCCGAGTCCCTGGGAAACCTGTTCGTCGAGACCTTCCACTACCTGGCGCTGTTCGCCATCGGTGCGGTGACCGCGTGGGCCGCGGTGATGGAGTTCTTGCAGATGCTCGAGGCGGGGCACATCAAGATCGATGACATCCTGCTGCTGTTCATCTACCTGGAATTGGGGGCGATGGTCGGGATCTACTTCAAAACCAACCACATGCCGGTGCGGTTTCTGATCTACGTGGCGATCACTGCGCTGACGCGGCTGTTGATTTCCAACGTTTCCCACCACAGCCCGCCCGACCTGGGGATCATCTACCTGTGCGGTGGCATCCTGCTGCTGGCGTTTTCGATCCTGGTGGTGCGCTATGCGTCGTCGCAGTTCCCCTCGGTGAAGATCGAGCACCCGCACCGCAAGGTCGGCGCGGGTTCAAGCGAACATGCCGAAGTGGAGAAAGGCGAGATTTAAAGGCCAGCGGCAGAAGGTGCCACACCCTGTGCATGCGGTGGCGGCAACTTGATGTTGTCGCCGCCGGTCATGGCTTCGAGGATGGCCACAGCGCTGTGGCCCTGCTCGATGGCGATGCCGAACTGAATGCTTTGCACCAGGCGCTTGAGCCGCTCCGGGTCGTTGCGTTGCTGGGCGCTGATCATGCGTTTGGCGACGATGCGCCCGCTCTTGGACAGGGTCAGCATGATGCTGCCATCCAGGCCCTGGATACTCAGGTTGATCTGATAGTGCGGCGCAAAAGCGTCGGTAATGATCTGAAAAGGGTTGTCCATGATGCGTCACCGCCTGATTGAACGTGCAGTTGTTGACCGGCCGTGATCGGGATTAGTTCGCAACACCGGACCATCGGCCATTCCATGATCGTGTTCATCTCGAGATTCCTGGGACCAGGCAGACTTCAAAAATCAAAGATCGCAGCCTGCGGCAGCTCCTACAGGGAGTTAGCAAGTGGCATGCCGGAAAAACCGTCGGACAATGATCCCGGTGCCCAAGCGCCGAACGCTCTGGAATGCGGCTGCCCGTTTCGGGGCAATAACGTGCGGATGTTCGTTGACGGTGCAGGAGGGGAGGCAATTTGCGGAGGGTGGGCAGGGCGGGGCAACTCCCGACATTAACAGTGCTTTTGCCCGTTGTCCGGCTTTATTTGCATATGAATATTTATCTTTTCCCAGGGGTTGAATTGTTCCTCCGCCAGCCCGACTCTGTATTCAAGGGGTCGTTGCATCAACGTCGACGGCCCCCGGCGAGCTAGCTGAAATAAGGGATGAACTATGCAAATCCAAGTCAACAGCGATAACCATATTCAAAGCAGCATCCGACTGGAGGAGTGGGTACGTACTACCATCGAAAGCACGCTCGAACGTTACGAAGAGGACCTGACACGGGTCGAGGTTCATCTGCGGGACGAGAACGGCGACAAGCCGGGTCCTCATGACCTGCGTTGCCAGCTTGAAGCACGGCCAAAGGGCCATCAGCCGATTTCCGTGACCCACAAGGCCGATTCGCTGGAACTGGCGATCGAAGGCGCGGCCACCAAACTTGAAAATGCCCTGGAGCATTTGTTCGGCAAACTGCGCGGCAAGCGTGCCGTGACCAACGGTCCGACCGACTCGATGGCCGTGGCTGATGCCATGCTGGAAGAAGAATTCCTGGAGAACGAACGGGCCTCGCTTCACGGCTGAAGCCTTGTTCATTTCAATTCCTACCGAAAAAAAACGGGCCTGCAATTGCAGGCCCGTTTTGCTTTTGTATGTGACCCGTTTATCTGGTGAAGAGCAATCAATGTGGGAGCGAGCCTGCTCGCGATAGCGGTGGGTCGGCTTGCATGGATGTTGAGTGTGCTGGCGTCATCGCGAGCAAGCTCGCTCCCACACTGGATCTTCAGTGGATTGAATTTTATGTTCAGCACAGAACCCCTGTGGGAGCGAGCTTGCTCGCGATAGCGGTGGGTCGGCTTGCATGGATGTTGAATGTGCCGGCGTCATCGCGAGCAAGCTCGCTCCCACACTGGATCTTCAGTGGATGAATTTTATGTTCAGCACAGAACCCCTGTGGGAGCGAGCTTGCTCGCGATGGCGATAGCCGGGGCTAGCGCAAAAACGCCTGCCGATACTCTCCGGGCGTCGCGCCCAGGGCCTGGCGAAAACGATGGGTGAAGTGACTGGCGCTGGCAAATCCGCAGGCCAGTGCCACGTCGCCCAACGGTTGCGAAGTGCTACGCAACAGATGCCGCGCCAGGGCAAGCCGTCGTGCCAGCACATATTGATGCGGCGGCAGCCCGAAGCTTTCGCGAAACATCCGCGCGAAGTGGTATTCGGACAATGCACACAGTGCCGCCAGTTGCCCGAGGCTAATGGCCTCGGCCAAGTGGCTGTCGACGTAATCCACCAGCAACCGCCGCTGGTGAGCCGCCAGGCCGCCCTTGAGGCGAAGCCCCTGGCGCTGGCCGACCTGGCTGAGCAGCAGGTGGTTGAGCAGGTCATGGGCCAGGCTGGTGGTCAGCAGGCGTTCAGCGGGTTCGTCCCAGTTCAGCGCGATCAACTGGCGAAAGCGTTGTGCCTGTTGCGGGTCGTCGAGAAAGGTCTCCTCGTGCAGTTGCACCTGCCGGGGCTCGCGGTCCAGCAACGTGATGCAACCCAGGGCGAATTGTTCAGGGCTGAAATACAGGTGGGCAAGGCGAATGTCGCCGTTGATGACCCAGGCCGATTCATGCCCGGCGGGCAGTACGCAGAGTTTGCCCGGCGCCCCCGTGGTATCGGGTCGCTCGCGGCGAAACGTACCGGTGCCGCCGGCGATGTAGCAGGACAACGTATGGTGAGTCGGCCCCTCATAGTCCTGGGCGTCGTGATGATTGCTCCACAAAGCGGCCGCCAAGCCGTCTCCGAGCTCGGCGCTGTGCTCCAGGCGAGCGTTGGGCGAGCTGTTGAGGGCTTGAAAGACTTGCAGGCTTTGCAGTGTGGACATGATTGGTTCTCCAACGCTTGCATCCTACTCCGTAGACCGCTCCCTGCCAGCCCATCGCTCATAAAAACCGCAAGTTTACGCAAGCGACGGACAAGCATCGGCATGACACTGGGAGCCATTGCCAGGAGTCGCCGTCATGAACCTCTCGTTGTACCTGCTTACCGTGCTCATCTGGGGCACCACTTGGATTGCCCTGAAATTGCAACTGGGTGTGGTCGCCATCCCGGTTTCGATCGTTTATCGCTTTGGCCTTGCGGCGTTGATCCTGTTTGCGATGCTCTTGCTCCGCCGGCGCTTGCAGGTGATGAACCGGCGCGGCCATTTGATTTGCGTTGCCCAGGGCCTGTGTCTGTTCTGCATCAACTTCATGTGCTTCCTGACCGCCAGCCAATGGATTCCCAGTGGCTTGGTCGCCGTGGTGTTTTCCACCGCCACGCTCTGGAACGCCTTCAATGCTCGCGTGTTCTTCGGTCAGCGGATTGCACGTAACGTACTGTTGGGTGGCGCCCTGGGGCTTTCGGGGTTGGCGCTGCTGTTCTGGCCGGAACTGGCCGGCCACAGCGCGAGTCCGCAAACTTTGCTTGGCTTGGCGCTGGCGCTGTTGGGGACGTTGTGTTTCTCGGCAGGCAACATGCTGTCGAGCCTGCAACAGAAAGCCGGCCTCAAGCCGCTGACCACCAATGCCTGGGGCATGGCTTATGGCGCAGCGATGTTGGCGGTGTGGTGTGCGGTCAAAGGCATCCCGTTCGACATGGAATGGAACACGCGCTACATCGGCTCGTTGTTGTACCTGGTGATCCCGGGTTCGGTGATCGGCTTCACCGCCTACCTGACACTGGTGGGGCGCATGGGGCCGGAGCGGGCGGCGTATTGCACCGTATTGTTCCCGGTGGTGGCGTTGAATGTCTCGGCGTTTGTCGAGGGCTAC from Pseudomonas beijingensis includes the following:
- a CDS encoding DUF3509 domain-containing protein, encoding MDNPFQIITDAFAPHYQINLSIQGLDGSIMLTLSKSGRIVAKRMISAQQRNDPERLKRLVQSIQFGIAIEQGHSAVAILEAMTGGDNIKLPPPHAQGVAPSAAGL
- a CDS encoding HPF/RaiA family ribosome-associated protein, which gives rise to MQIQVNSDNHIQSSIRLEEWVRTTIESTLERYEEDLTRVEVHLRDENGDKPGPHDLRCQLEARPKGHQPISVTHKADSLELAIEGAATKLENALEHLFGKLRGKRAVTNGPTDSMAVADAMLEEEFLENERASLHG
- a CDS encoding helix-turn-helix domain-containing protein, whose product is MSTLQSLQVFQALNSSPNARLEHSAELGDGLAAALWSNHHDAQDYEGPTHHTLSCYIAGGTGTFRRERPDTTGAPGKLCVLPAGHESAWVINGDIRLAHLYFSPEQFALGCITLLDREPRQVQLHEETFLDDPQQAQRFRQLIALNWDEPAERLLTTSLAHDLLNHLLLSQVGQRQGLRLKGGLAAHQRRLLVDYVDSHLAEAISLGQLAALCALSEYHFARMFRESFGLPPHQYVLARRLALARHLLRSTSQPLGDVALACGFASASHFTHRFRQALGATPGEYRQAFLR
- a CDS encoding DMT family transporter translates to MNLSLYLLTVLIWGTTWIALKLQLGVVAIPVSIVYRFGLAALILFAMLLLRRRLQVMNRRGHLICVAQGLCLFCINFMCFLTASQWIPSGLVAVVFSTATLWNAFNARVFFGQRIARNVLLGGALGLSGLALLFWPELAGHSASPQTLLGLALALLGTLCFSAGNMLSSLQQKAGLKPLTTNAWGMAYGAAMLAVWCAVKGIPFDMEWNTRYIGSLLYLVIPGSVIGFTAYLTLVGRMGPERAAYCTVLFPVVALNVSAFVEGYQWTAPALVGLVLVMLGNVLVFRKPRPVAAKVALGAR